One genomic window of Mustela erminea isolate mMusErm1 chromosome 13, mMusErm1.Pri, whole genome shotgun sequence includes the following:
- the LOC116572049 gene encoding protein kinase C theta type-like isoform X1, translating into MSPFLRIGLSNFDCGSCQACQGEAVNPYCAVLVKEYVESENGQMYIQKKPTMYPPWDSTFDAHINKGRVMQIIVKGKNMDLISETTVELSSLAERCRKNNGKAEIWLELKPQGRMLMNARYFLEMSDTKDMSEFETEGFFALHHRRGAIKQAKVHHVKCHEFTATFFPQPTFCSVCHEFVWGLNKQGYQCRQCNAAIHKKCIDKVIAKCTGSAINSRETMFHKERFKIDMPHRFKVYNYKSPTFCEHCGTLLWGLARQGLKCDACGMNVHHRCQTKVANLCGINQKLMAEALAMIESTQQARCLRDTEHIFREGPVEIGLPCSIKGEARLPCVPAPGKKEPQGISWESPLDEMEKMCHRPEPEPNIERPSVHMKLKIEDFILHKMLGKGSFGKVFLAEFKKTNQFFAIKALKKDVVLMDDDVECTMVEKRVLSLAWEHPFLTHMLCTFQTKENLFFVMEYLNGGDLMYHIQSCHKFDLSRATFYVAEIILGLQFLHSKGIVYRDLKLDNILLDRDGHIKIADFGMCKENMLGDAKTNTFCGTPDYIAPEILLGQKYNHSVDWWSFGVLLYEMLIGQSPFHGQDEEELFHSIRMDNPFYPRWLEKEAKDLLVKLFVREPEKRLGVRGDIRQHPLFREINWEELERKEIDPPFRPKVKSPYDCSNFDKEFLNEKPRLSFADRALINSMDQNMFRNFSFINPGMERLIS; encoded by the coding sequence ATGTCACCATTTCTTCGAATTGGTTTGTCCAACTTCGACTGTGGGTCCTGCCAGGCATGTCAAGGAGAGGCTGTTAACCCTTACTGTGCTGTGCTTGTCAAAGAATACGTAGAATCAGAGAATGGGCAAATGTATATCCAGAAAAAGCCAACTATGTACCCGCCCTGGGACAGCACTTTTGACGCCCACATCAACAAGGGAAGAGTAATGCAGATCATTGTGAAGGGCAAGAACATGGACCTGATATCCGAAACTACCGTGGAGCTCTCCTCTCTGGCGGAGCGATGCCGGAAGAACAACGGGAAGGCAGAGATATGGTTAGAGCTGAAACCTCAAGGTCGAATGCTAATGAATGCAAGATACTTTCTGGAAATGAGTGACACAAAGGACATGAGTGAATTTGAGACTGAAGGCTTCTTTGCTTTGCATCACCGCCGAGGAGCCATCAAACAGGCCAAAGTCCACCATGTCAAGTGCCATGAGTTCACCGCCACCTTTTTCCCACAACCCACATTTTGCTCTGTCTGCCATGAGTTTGTCTGGGGTCTGAACAAACAAGGCTACCAGTGTCGACAGTGTAATGCAGCAATTCACAAGAAGTGTATCGATAAAGTTATAGCTAAATGCACGGGATCAGCCATCAATAGCCGAGAAACCATGTTCCACAAGGAGAGGTTCAAAATTGACATGCCGCATAGATTTAAAGTCTACAATTACAAAAGCCCGACCTTCTGCGAGCACTGTGGGACACTGCTGTGGGGCCTGGCCAGGCAGGGACTCAAGTGCGACGCATGTGGCATGAACGTCCACCACAGATGCCAGACAAAGGTGGCCAACCTTTGTGGCATAAACCAGAAGCTAATGGCTGAAGCACTGGCGATGATTGAGAGCACTCAACAGGCTCGCTGCTTAAGAGATACTGAACACATCTTCAGAGAAGGTCCCGTTGAAATCGGTCTCCCGTGCTCCATAAAAGGTGAAGCTAGGCTGCCGTGTGTACCAGCACCTGGGAAAAAAGAGCCTCAGGGAATCTCTTGGGAATCACCGTTGGATGAGATGGAGAAGATGTGCCATCGTCCAGAACCTGAACCGAACATAGAAAGACCATCTGTacatatgaaactaaaaatcgAGGATTTTATCTTGCACAAAATGTTGGGGAAAGGAAGTTTTGGCAAGGTCTTCCTAGCAGAGTTCAAGAAAACCAATCAGTTTTTTGCAATAAAAGCCTTAAAGAAAGACGTGGTTTTGATGGACGATGATGTTGAGTGTACAATGGTGGAGAAGAGAGTTCTCTCCCTGGCCTGGGAGCATCCGTTCTTAACGCACATGCTCTGTACATTCCAGACCAAGGAAAACCTCTTCTTTGTGATGGAGTATCTCAATGGAGGGGACTTAATGTACCACATCCAAAGCTGCCACAAGTTTGATCTTTCCAGAGCAACGTTCTATGTTGCTGAAATCATTCTCGGTCTGCAGTTCCTTCATTCCAAAGGAATTGTGTACAGAGACTTGAAGCTCGATAACATCCTGTTAGACAGAGATGGACATATCAAAATAGCAGACTTTGGAATGTGCAAAGAGAACATGTTAGGAGATGCCAAGACAAACACTTTCTGCGGAACCCCTGACTACATCGCCCCGGAGATCTTGTTGGGTCAGAAGTACAACCATTCTGTTGACTGGTGGTCCTTCGGCGTTCTCCTCTATGAGATGCTCATTGGTCAGTCACCTTTCCACGGGCAAGATGAAGAAGAGCTTTTCCACTCCATCCGAATGGACAATCCCTTCTACCCTCGATGGCTTGAGAAGGAGGCAAAGGACCTTCTAGTGAAGCTCTTCGTGAGGGAACCAGAAAAGAGGCTGGGAGTGAGGGGAGACATCCGCCAGCACCCTTTGTTTCGGGAGATCAACTGGGAAGAGCTTGAAAGAAAGGAGATTGACCCACCATTCCGGCCCAAAGTGAAATCACCGTATGACTGCAGCAACTTcgacaaagaattcttaaatgaGAAACCCCGGCTGTCGTTTGCGGACAGAGCCCTGATCAACAGTATGGACCAGAACATGTTCAGAAACTTTTCCTTCATTAACCCAGGGATGGAGAGGTTGATATCCTGA
- the LOC116572049 gene encoding protein kinase C theta type-like isoform X2, producing the protein MSPFLRIGLSNFDCGSCQACQGEAVNPYCAVLVKEYVESENGQMYIQKKPTMYPPWDSTFDAHINKGRVMQIIVKGKNMDLISETTVELSSLAERCRKNNGKAEIWLELKPQGRMLMNARYFLEMSDTKDMSEFETEGFFALHHRRGAIKQAKVHHVKCHEFTATFFPQPTFCSVCHEFVWGLNKQGYQCRQCNAAIHKKCIDKVIAKCTGSAINSRETMFHKERFKIDMPHRFKVYNYKSPTFCEHCGTLLWGLARQGLKCDACGMNVHHRCQTKVANLCGINQKLMAEALAMIESTQQARCLRDTEHIFREGPVEIGLPCSIKGEARLPCVPAPGKKEPQGISWESPLDEMEKMCHRPEPEPNIERPSVHMKLKIEDFILHKMLGKGSFGKVFLAEFKKTNQFFAIKALKKDVVLMDDDVECTMVEKRVLSLAWEHPFLTHMLCTFQTKENLFFVMEYLNGGDLMYHIQSCHKFDLSRATDLKLDNILLDRDGHIKIADFGMCKENMLGDAKTNTFCGTPDYIAPEILLGQKYNHSVDWWSFGVLLYEMLIGQSPFHGQDEEELFHSIRMDNPFYPRWLEKEAKDLLVKLFVREPEKRLGVRGDIRQHPLFREINWEELERKEIDPPFRPKVKSPYDCSNFDKEFLNEKPRLSFADRALINSMDQNMFRNFSFINPGMERLIS; encoded by the exons ATGTCACCATTTCTTCGAATTGGTTTGTCCAACTTCGACTGTGGGTCCTGCCAGGCATGTCAAGGAGAGGCTGTTAACCCTTACTGTGCTGTGCTTGTCAAAGAATACGTAGAATCAGAGAATGGGCAAATGTATATCCAGAAAAAGCCAACTATGTACCCGCCCTGGGACAGCACTTTTGACGCCCACATCAACAAGGGAAGAGTAATGCAGATCATTGTGAAGGGCAAGAACATGGACCTGATATCCGAAACTACCGTGGAGCTCTCCTCTCTGGCGGAGCGATGCCGGAAGAACAACGGGAAGGCAGAGATATGGTTAGAGCTGAAACCTCAAGGTCGAATGCTAATGAATGCAAGATACTTTCTGGAAATGAGTGACACAAAGGACATGAGTGAATTTGAGACTGAAGGCTTCTTTGCTTTGCATCACCGCCGAGGAGCCATCAAACAGGCCAAAGTCCACCATGTCAAGTGCCATGAGTTCACCGCCACCTTTTTCCCACAACCCACATTTTGCTCTGTCTGCCATGAGTTTGTCTGGGGTCTGAACAAACAAGGCTACCAGTGTCGACAGTGTAATGCAGCAATTCACAAGAAGTGTATCGATAAAGTTATAGCTAAATGCACGGGATCAGCCATCAATAGCCGAGAAACCATGTTCCACAAGGAGAGGTTCAAAATTGACATGCCGCATAGATTTAAAGTCTACAATTACAAAAGCCCGACCTTCTGCGAGCACTGTGGGACACTGCTGTGGGGCCTGGCCAGGCAGGGACTCAAGTGCGACGCATGTGGCATGAACGTCCACCACAGATGCCAGACAAAGGTGGCCAACCTTTGTGGCATAAACCAGAAGCTAATGGCTGAAGCACTGGCGATGATTGAGAGCACTCAACAGGCTCGCTGCTTAAGAGATACTGAACACATCTTCAGAGAAGGTCCCGTTGAAATCGGTCTCCCGTGCTCCATAAAAGGTGAAGCTAGGCTGCCGTGTGTACCAGCACCTGGGAAAAAAGAGCCTCAGGGAATCTCTTGGGAATCACCGTTGGATGAGATGGAGAAGATGTGCCATCGTCCAGAACCTGAACCGAACATAGAAAGACCATCTGTacatatgaaactaaaaatcgAGGATTTTATCTTGCACAAAATGTTGGGGAAAGGAAGTTTTGGCAAGGTCTTCCTAGCAGAGTTCAAGAAAACCAATCAGTTTTTTGCAATAAAAGCCTTAAAGAAAGACGTGGTTTTGATGGACGATGATGTTGAGTGTACAATGGTGGAGAAGAGAGTTCTCTCCCTGGCCTGGGAGCATCCGTTCTTAACGCACATGCTCTGTACATTCCAGACCAAGGAAAACCTCTTCTTTGTGATGGAGTATCTCAATGGAGGGGACTTAATGTACCACATCCAAAGCTGCCACAAGTTTGATCTTTCCAGAGCAAC AGACTTGAAGCTCGATAACATCCTGTTAGACAGAGATGGACATATCAAAATAGCAGACTTTGGAATGTGCAAAGAGAACATGTTAGGAGATGCCAAGACAAACACTTTCTGCGGAACCCCTGACTACATCGCCCCGGAGATCTTGTTGGGTCAGAAGTACAACCATTCTGTTGACTGGTGGTCCTTCGGCGTTCTCCTCTATGAGATGCTCATTGGTCAGTCACCTTTCCACGGGCAAGATGAAGAAGAGCTTTTCCACTCCATCCGAATGGACAATCCCTTCTACCCTCGATGGCTTGAGAAGGAGGCAAAGGACCTTCTAGTGAAGCTCTTCGTGAGGGAACCAGAAAAGAGGCTGGGAGTGAGGGGAGACATCCGCCAGCACCCTTTGTTTCGGGAGATCAACTGGGAAGAGCTTGAAAGAAAGGAGATTGACCCACCATTCCGGCCCAAAGTGAAATCACCGTATGACTGCAGCAACTTcgacaaagaattcttaaatgaGAAACCCCGGCTGTCGTTTGCGGACAGAGCCCTGATCAACAGTATGGACCAGAACATGTTCAGAAACTTTTCCTTCATTAACCCAGGGATGGAGAGGTTGATATCCTGA